A portion of the Aphelocoma coerulescens isolate FSJ_1873_10779 chromosome 1, UR_Acoe_1.0, whole genome shotgun sequence genome contains these proteins:
- the ICOSLG gene encoding ICOS ligand: MKPRGYGFLLLLLHILKAVIALEKKNIISKLGDNATLSCIYNKTSLQLENLRVYWQLADDDQGKCSVVHALISGQDNNSNQCIHFKDRTQLFWDRLKNGDFSLLLLNVSQRDEHTYKCVVQEKTEYTQVIHQAEVVLSLAASYSQPILSGPIRNSSSTGEEVTFSCRSGNGYPRPKVYWINKVNNSRLNPSELQITPHSDGTFSVFSTLKVKATSNMQIECSIENEMLQENLSANYTQQKRSNGSGTESDKNLEKKGRGAQAAGIIAIVILIGLLTVLICWLWRRRSSNLVSYTDVQPKEDQGGLS, encoded by the exons ATGAAGCCGCGAGG GTATGGATTTCTGTTACTACTCCTTCATATCCTGAAAGCTG TTATTGCACTAGAGAAGAAGAACATCATCAGTAAACTTGGAGACAACGCCACACTAAGTTGCATTTATAACAAAACCAGCTTGCAATTAGAAAATCTACGGGTATATTGGCAATTAGCTGATGATGATCAAGGAAAGTGTTCAGTTGTACATGCACTGATCTCTGGCCAAGACAATAACAGTAATCAGTGCATTCACTTTAAAGACAGGACTCAATTATTCTGGGATAGGTTGAAAAACGGTGATTTTTCTCTGCTATTACTAAATGTCAGCCAGAGAGATGAACATACATACAAATGTGTGGTACAGGAGAAAACTGAATATACCCAAGTGATTCACCAGGCAGAAGTGGTTCTCAGTTTAGCAG CGAGTTACAGCCAACCAATACTCAGTGGACCAATAAGAAACAGTAGCAGCACTGGAGAGGAGGTGACCTTCAGCTGCAGGTCTGGCAATGGATACCCAAGGCCCAAAGTTTACTGGATCAATAAAGTGAACAACAGTCGCCTGAATCCATCAGAGCTACAGATCACGCCCCACAGCGATGGCACTTTCAGCGTTTTTAGCACACTGAAGGTGAAAGCCACTTCTAACATGCAAATAGAGTGCTCCATAGAAAATGAGATGCTGCAGGAAAATCTATCAGCCAACT ACACGCAGCAGAAGAGAAGCAATGGTTCTGGCACAGAAAGTGACAAAAacctagaaaaaaaaggacGAGGTGCTCAAGCAGCTGGCATCATTGCCATTGTCATTCTGATAGGTCTTCTAACTGTTTTAATCTGCTGGCTGTGGAGAAGGAGGTCCTCTAATCTAGTGTCGTACACAG ATGTCCAACCAAAAGAAGACCAAGGAGGACTCAGCT aG